The following are encoded together in the Tursiops truncatus isolate mTurTru1 chromosome 10, mTurTru1.mat.Y, whole genome shotgun sequence genome:
- the ENPP5 gene encoding ectonucleotide pyrophosphatase/phosphodiesterase family member 5: MTSNLLWVSFLLAALTLSITFSLQPDQPKVLLVSFDGFRWDYLYRVPTPHFHHVKEYGVHVKQVTNIFITKTYPNHYTLITGLFAENHGIVANDMFDPVLNKSFSLDNMNIYDSEFWEEATPIWITNQRAGHTSGAAMWPGTDVKIHKSFPTYYMPYNESVSFEERVAKIIEWFTSKEPINLGLLYWEEPDDMGHLLGPDSPLMGPVISDIDQRLGYLIRMLKKAKLWNVLNLIITSDHGMTQCSEERIIELDQYLDKDHYTLIDKSPVAAILPKEGRFDEVYEALAHAHPNLTVYKKEEIPDRWHYKHNSRIQPILAVADEGWYILRNKSDDFLLGNHGYDNALAEMHPMFLAHGPAFRKNFTKEAMNSTDLYPLLCHLLNITAVPHNGSLRNVQDLLSSPTPRASPYTQSPPLLHGSVKPRENEQEEPYAYFIGVSLGSIIVIVFLIIFIKHLIRSQIPALPDFQAEISQPLLQA, translated from the exons ATGACTTCAAACCTTCTCTGGGTGTCCTTCCTACTTGCTGCATTGACACTTTCAATTACATTTTCTCTCCAACCAGACCAGCCAAAGGTTCTACTAGTTTCATTTGATGGATTCCGTTGGGATTACTTATACAGAGTTCCAACACCCCATTTTCATCATGTTAAAGAATATGGTGTCCACGTGAAGCAagttactaatatttttattacaaagacCTACCCTAACCATTATACTTTGATAACTGGCCTCTTTGCCGAGAATCATGGCATTGTGGCCAATGACATGTTTGATCCTGTTCTGAACAAATCTTTCTCCTTGGATAATATGAACATTTATGATTCTGAGTTTTGGGAAGAAGCGACGCCGATATGGATCACAAATCAGAGGGCGGGACACACGAGTGGTGCAGCCATGTGGCCCGGAACAGATGTCAAAATACATAAGAGCTTTCCTACTTACTATATGCCTTACAATGAGTCCGTTTCATTTGAAGAGAGAGTTGCCAAAATTATTGAATGGTTTACATCGAAAGAGCCCATCAATCTTGGTCTTCTCTATTGGGAAGAACCTGATGACATGGGCCACCTTTTGGGACCAGACAGCCCACTCATGGGGCCTGTCATTTCAGATATTGACCAGAGGTTAGGCTATCTCATACGAATGCTGAAAAAGGCAAAGTTGTGGAACGTTCTGAACCTAATCATCACAAGTGATCACGGAATGACGCAGTGTTCTGAGGAAAGGATCATAGAGCTTGACCAGTATCTGGATAAAGACCACTATACCCTGATTGACAAGTCGCCAGTGGCAGCCATCTTGCCCAAAGAAG GCAGATTTGATGAAGTCTATGAAGCACTAGCTCATGCTCATCCTAATCTGACTGTTTACAAAAAAGAAGAGATTCCAGACAGATGGCATTACAAACACAACAGTCGAATTCAGCCAATTCTCGCAGTGGCTGACGAAGGGTGGTATATTTTACGGAATAAGTCAGATGACTTTCTGT TAGGCAACCACGGTTATGATAATGCATTAGCAGAAATGCATCCCATGTTTTTGGCCCACGGTCCTGCCTTCCGAAAGAATTTCACAAAAGAGGCCATGAACTCAACAGATCTGTACCCCCTGCTCTGCCACCTCCTCAATATCACTGCGGTGCCACACAACGGATCACTCAGGAACGTCCAGGATCTGCTCAGTTCACCAACTCCAAGAGCAAGTCCTTATACACAGAGCCCTCCTCTCCTCCATGGTAGTGTCAAaccaagagaaaatgaacaaGAGGAACCATATGCTTATTTCATAGGGGTCTCTCTCGGTAGCATTATAGTTATTGTgttcttaataattttcattaaacatttaattcGCAGTCAAATACCTGCCTTACCAGATTTTCAGGCTGAAATATCTCAACCATTATTACAAGCCTAA